Proteins encoded together in one Kutzneria kofuensis window:
- a CDS encoding ABC transporter family substrate-binding protein codes for MRGRSALLALTAAVCALLTACTDSPPPPLVSAPPTTVTPTRPTDPTQLVVGVDSVKGGYNPHLIANQTTVTRALGELVLPSVFHTGVDGSPLLDRTLMVSAEVTKANPYTVTYTIQPQAAWGDGAPIAAEDFAYLWQNMRSQPGVVDPAGYRLITGVSARDGGRVADVTFSQPYPGWRSLFNDLLPAHVLKDAPGGWTGALSETFPAAGGPFSIRNIDQDRGEILLQRNDRYWGQSTKLQQIVLRQAGPADLVGALKSADDQLAVLDPGDSTMRALNELGKSVTLTTVPNPVVVEVLLRQTAPRLSDPTLRAAVFAAIDRDALISIGSGGGPSASLRADSLVLAPSQPGYKPSIPAGVGTPNHDLVNQLLTQAGYTKTNGSWIRDGVPLNLVIGAPNDRAPYSQLAGVLQQQLEAAGIGATILNTSGDQLFGQVLPATTTTTPTVTTTTSPANDQGGDPVNSVDVAIVPQAVGGDPASVLAAAFGCRGALPDGTTALPAANPAGFCDPGLQPTIEAALTGAMSLPDALSTVEPALWQHHVAMPLFQLADVLATGSEITGVNGGPPLVGPFAGAPTWRRAVRR; via the coding sequence GTGCGCGGCAGGTCGGCGCTGCTCGCCCTTACGGCGGCGGTCTGCGCGCTGCTGACGGCGTGCACGGATTCGCCGCCGCCTCCGCTGGTCAGCGCCCCACCGACCACCGTAACGCCGACGCGTCCCACGGATCCGACCCAGCTGGTGGTCGGTGTGGACAGCGTGAAGGGCGGCTACAACCCGCACCTGATCGCCAACCAGACCACCGTCACCCGCGCGCTCGGCGAACTCGTGCTCCCCTCGGTTTTCCACACCGGGGTCGACGGCAGCCCGCTGCTGGACCGGACGCTGATGGTGTCGGCCGAGGTCACCAAGGCCAATCCGTACACGGTCACGTACACCATCCAGCCGCAGGCGGCCTGGGGTGACGGCGCGCCGATCGCCGCCGAGGACTTCGCCTACCTGTGGCAGAACATGCGCAGCCAGCCCGGCGTGGTCGACCCGGCCGGCTACCGCCTCATCACGGGCGTGTCGGCGCGCGACGGCGGCCGCGTCGCGGACGTGACCTTCAGCCAGCCCTATCCGGGCTGGCGGTCGCTGTTCAACGACCTGTTGCCGGCGCACGTGCTCAAGGACGCGCCCGGCGGCTGGACCGGCGCGCTCAGCGAGACGTTCCCCGCCGCCGGCGGGCCCTTCTCCATCCGCAACATCGACCAGGACCGCGGCGAGATCCTGTTGCAGCGCAACGACCGCTACTGGGGCCAGTCGACCAAGCTGCAGCAGATCGTGCTGCGCCAGGCCGGGCCGGCCGACCTGGTCGGCGCGCTCAAGTCGGCCGACGACCAGCTGGCCGTGCTCGACCCGGGCGACAGCACGATGCGCGCGCTCAACGAACTGGGCAAGTCGGTCACGTTGACCACGGTGCCCAATCCGGTCGTGGTGGAGGTGCTGCTGCGGCAGACCGCCCCACGGCTGTCCGACCCGACGCTGCGCGCCGCGGTGTTCGCGGCGATCGACCGGGACGCCCTGATCTCCATCGGCTCGGGCGGCGGCCCGTCGGCTTCGCTGCGCGCCGACTCGCTGGTGCTGGCCCCGTCGCAGCCGGGCTACAAGCCGTCGATACCGGCCGGCGTGGGCACGCCCAACCACGACCTGGTGAATCAGCTGCTCACCCAGGCGGGTTACACGAAGACCAACGGCTCGTGGATCCGTGACGGCGTGCCACTCAACCTCGTGATCGGCGCGCCGAACGACCGTGCCCCCTATTCACAGCTGGCCGGCGTGCTGCAGCAGCAGCTGGAGGCGGCCGGCATCGGCGCGACGATCCTCAACACCTCCGGCGACCAGCTGTTCGGGCAGGTTCTGCCGGCCACCACGACCACGACGCCGACCGTGACCACCACCACCTCCCCGGCCAACGACCAGGGCGGCGACCCCGTCAATTCGGTGGATGTCGCGATCGTCCCGCAGGCGGTGGGGGGTGACCCGGCCAGCGTGCTGGCGGCGGCGTTCGGCTGCCGGGGCGCGCTGCCGGACGGCACGACGGCGCTGCCGGCGGCCAACCCGGCCGGGTTCTGCGACCCCGGCCTGCAGCCGACCATCGAAGCGGCCCTGACCGGCGCGATGTCACTGCCGGACGCGCTGTCGACGGTTGAGCCGGCGTTGTGGCAACACCATGTCGCGATGCCGTTGTTCCAACTCGCCGATGTCCTCGCGACCGGTTCCGAGATCACTGGTGTGAACGGCGGGCCACCCTTGGTCGGACCCTTTGCCGGCGCGCCGACGTGGCGCCGAGCAGTTCGTCGGTGA
- the typA gene encoding translational GTPase TypA — MPTATASQIRTDLRNVAIIAHVDHGKTTLVDAMLRQSGAFAARAELVDRVMDSGELEREKGITILAKNTAVRRSTPDGVVTINVVDTPGHADFGGEVERALSMVDGVLLLVDASEGPLPQTRFVLRKTLAAGLPVVLVVNKVDRPDARIAEVVEETHDLLLDLATEVGADDSVLDLPVIYASARAGKASLNQPADGALPDSENLDPLFDVLLGHVPAPTGDPEAPLRALVTNLDASSFLGRIALCRIHAGTMRKGEFVAWCREDGSTQRVKITELLITEGLERQPAEQASAGDLVAIAGIQEITIGDTLADAETPEPLPRITVDEPAISMTIGVNTSPLAGRNGGTKLTARLVKARLDSELVGNVSVRVLPTERPDTWEVQGRGELALAILVEQMRREGFELTVGKPQVVTRTIDGVLCEPYERLTVDAPEEHLGAVTQLLANRKGRMEHMDGHGTGRIKLDYVVPARGLIGFRTDFLTETRGTGIANHVFEGYHPWAGEIRTRHSGSLVADRTGPVTAYAMIQLADRGTFFVEPGADAYEGMVVGENPRAEDLDINVSREKKLTNMRSSTGDELERLARPRTLSLEEALEFCATDECVEVAPNVVRVRKLVLDSTTRGRERSRAKTRDANIK; from the coding sequence GTGCCCACGGCCACCGCGAGTCAGATCCGCACGGACCTTCGCAACGTCGCCATCATCGCGCACGTCGACCACGGCAAGACCACGCTGGTCGACGCCATGCTGCGGCAGTCGGGCGCCTTCGCCGCCCGCGCCGAACTGGTCGACCGGGTCATGGACTCCGGCGAGCTGGAGCGCGAGAAGGGCATCACCATTCTCGCCAAGAACACCGCGGTGCGGCGCAGCACGCCGGACGGGGTCGTCACGATCAACGTGGTCGACACCCCCGGCCACGCCGACTTCGGCGGCGAGGTGGAGCGGGCGCTGTCCATGGTGGACGGCGTGCTGCTGCTGGTGGACGCCAGCGAGGGCCCGCTGCCGCAGACCCGGTTCGTGCTGCGCAAGACGCTGGCCGCCGGCCTGCCGGTGGTGCTGGTGGTGAACAAGGTCGACCGCCCGGACGCCCGGATCGCCGAGGTCGTCGAGGAGACCCACGACCTGCTGCTGGACCTGGCCACCGAGGTCGGCGCGGACGACTCCGTGCTGGACCTGCCGGTCATCTACGCCTCCGCCCGCGCCGGCAAGGCCAGCCTGAACCAGCCGGCCGACGGCGCGCTGCCGGACAGCGAGAACCTGGACCCGCTGTTCGACGTGCTGCTGGGCCACGTGCCGGCACCGACCGGCGACCCGGAGGCCCCGCTGCGCGCGCTGGTCACCAACCTGGACGCGAGCAGCTTCCTCGGCCGTATCGCGCTGTGCCGCATCCACGCCGGCACCATGCGCAAGGGCGAGTTCGTGGCCTGGTGCCGCGAGGACGGCTCCACCCAGCGCGTCAAGATCACCGAGCTGCTGATCACCGAGGGCCTGGAGCGCCAGCCGGCCGAGCAGGCCAGCGCGGGCGACCTGGTGGCCATCGCCGGCATTCAGGAGATCACCATCGGCGACACGCTCGCCGACGCCGAGACGCCCGAGCCGCTGCCCCGGATCACCGTGGACGAGCCGGCCATCTCCATGACCATCGGCGTCAACACCTCGCCGCTGGCCGGCCGCAACGGCGGCACCAAGCTCACCGCCCGCCTGGTCAAGGCCCGGCTGGACAGCGAGCTCGTCGGCAACGTGTCCGTGCGCGTGCTGCCGACCGAGCGCCCCGACACCTGGGAGGTGCAGGGCCGCGGCGAGCTGGCGCTGGCCATCCTGGTCGAGCAGATGCGCCGCGAGGGCTTCGAGCTCACGGTCGGCAAGCCGCAGGTCGTCACCCGCACCATCGACGGCGTGCTGTGCGAGCCGTACGAGCGGCTGACGGTCGACGCCCCCGAGGAGCACCTGGGCGCGGTCACGCAGCTGCTGGCCAACCGCAAGGGCCGGATGGAGCACATGGACGGCCACGGCACCGGCCGGATCAAGCTCGACTACGTGGTGCCGGCGCGCGGCCTGATCGGCTTCCGCACCGACTTTCTCACCGAGACCCGCGGCACCGGCATCGCCAACCACGTGTTCGAGGGCTACCACCCGTGGGCCGGCGAGATCCGCACCCGGCACTCGGGCTCCCTGGTGGCCGACCGGACCGGCCCGGTCACCGCGTACGCCATGATCCAGCTGGCCGACCGCGGCACCTTCTTCGTGGAGCCCGGCGCCGACGCGTACGAGGGCATGGTCGTGGGCGAGAACCCGCGCGCCGAGGACCTGGACATCAACGTGTCCCGGGAGAAGAAGCTGACCAACATGCGCTCCTCCACCGGTGACGAGCTGGAGCGGCTGGCCCGCCCGCGCACCCTGTCGCTGGAGGAGGCGCTGGAGTTCTGCGCCACCGACGAGTGCGTCGAGGTCGCGCCGAACGTGGTCCGGGTGCGCAAGCTGGTGCTGGACTCCACCACCCGTGGCCGCGAGCGGTCCCGCGCCAAGACCCGCGACGCGAACATCAAGTAG
- a CDS encoding NBR1-Ig-like domain-containing protein, whose translation MTGPQNQARRGRKHIVPDAGDGPAARFARDLLELKELAGNPSYDRMRAELGAAASKSTLSAATRGRVLPSWETTWEFVRSLAGPGDDVRREWRFRWETANAELAEASKQSNVLVREEEKAVAEPPAPKNKARRAVLAIAAVVVLVAAAVLAPRLFRHLPSWGSHDPYPLPGDASGFGGDGLSGDMTYPDGSQVPLGQTFTKVWRIKNTGTVPWHGRFLDIAGGTTMQCVSPSRVPVPDAEPGQMVAVSVPVTPMAVGVCHVLWKMVDATGALVFPDHNGVFYDVKVIAATH comes from the coding sequence GTGACCGGTCCTCAGAATCAGGCTCGACGAGGGCGCAAGCACATCGTTCCCGACGCCGGCGACGGTCCGGCGGCCCGCTTCGCCCGCGACCTCCTGGAGCTCAAGGAACTCGCCGGGAACCCGTCCTATGACCGGATGCGCGCCGAACTCGGTGCGGCGGCGTCGAAATCCACCTTGTCGGCGGCCACCCGCGGCCGCGTGCTGCCGTCCTGGGAGACCACCTGGGAGTTCGTGCGCAGTCTCGCCGGTCCCGGTGACGACGTCCGCCGGGAGTGGCGGTTCCGTTGGGAGACGGCCAACGCCGAACTCGCCGAAGCGTCGAAGCAGTCGAATGTCCTTGTACGGGAAGAAGAAAAGGCCGTAGCGGAACCGCCTGCTCCGAAGAACAAGGCCCGCCGGGCGGTTCTCGCGATCGCCGCGGTGGTGGTGCTCGTGGCCGCCGCCGTGCTGGCGCCGCGCCTGTTCCGGCACTTGCCGTCCTGGGGATCCCACGACCCGTACCCGCTGCCCGGCGACGCCTCCGGCTTCGGCGGCGACGGCCTGTCCGGCGACATGACGTACCCGGACGGCTCGCAGGTGCCGCTGGGGCAGACCTTCACGAAGGTGTGGCGGATCAAGAACACCGGCACGGTGCCGTGGCACGGCCGGTTCCTGGACATCGCCGGCGGCACCACCATGCAGTGCGTCTCGCCGTCGCGGGTGCCGGTGCCCGACGCCGAGCCCGGCCAGATGGTCGCCGTGAGCGTGCCGGTGACGCCGATGGCCGTCGGCGTGTGCCATGTCCTGTGGAAGATGGTGGACGCGACGGGTGCGCTGGTCTTTCCCGACCACAACGGCGTCTTCTACGACGTGAAGGTGATCGCAGCCACGCACTGA
- a CDS encoding (deoxy)nucleoside triphosphate pyrophosphohydrolase — protein sequence MTQIVVATAIMRNGQVLAQQRAYPSADAGRWEFPGGRVEPGESEEAAVVRECREELGVEVEAGPSVGPDVPLRNGMVLRLYTATLVDDNAEPVAVEHSAVRWVGIEEFDDLPWLEADLAFLPDLRKLFG from the coding sequence GTGACCCAGATTGTCGTCGCCACCGCGATCATGCGGAACGGGCAGGTGCTGGCCCAGCAGCGGGCGTATCCCAGCGCCGACGCCGGCCGGTGGGAATTCCCCGGCGGACGCGTCGAGCCCGGCGAGTCCGAAGAAGCGGCGGTCGTCAGGGAATGCCGTGAAGAACTGGGTGTGGAGGTCGAAGCCGGGCCGAGTGTCGGGCCGGATGTGCCGCTGCGGAATGGAATGGTGCTGCGGCTCTATACGGCCACACTTGTCGACGACAACGCGGAGCCGGTGGCGGTCGAGCACAGCGCGGTGAGGTGGGTCGGCATCGAGGAATTCGACGACCTGCCGTGGCTCGAAGCCGACCTGGCGTTCCTTCCGGACCTTCGGAAACTGTTCGGCTAG